DNA from Marinagarivorans cellulosilyticus:
ATAAAGCTTTCGATTTAATGCATAGTGGCGAAAGTATACGCTCGGTTGTGCTTTATTAATGACTGGAGCTGATATGGAACTTATCGATTCACACAAAATTTTTTCCGGTAAGCAGCTGCGTTATCGCCACCGCTCTGGCGTGCTAAATTGCGATATGGTGTTTTCTATCTACTTGCCGCCGCAAGCAGAGCACGGCCCGGTGCCTGTGCTGTACTGGTTGTCGGGGTTAACTTGCGATGATCAAAACTTTGTCACTAAGGCCGGCGCGCAACGCTATGCCGCCGAGCACGGCATAGCGATTGTTGCGCCAGATACAAGCCCGCGCGGCGAGGCTGTGCCAGATGATGCTGAAAGCGCGTGGGATTTTGGTTTAGCAGCAGGTTTTTATGTTGATGCAAGCGAAAAACCTTGGTCAGACCACTATCAAATGTATAGCTATATTAACGATGAGTTACCTTCTTTAATTCAAGACGCGTTTGCTGTTGTTACCAATAAAGCAGCGATTAGTGGCCATTCGATGGGGGGGCATGGGGCGTTAATATCGGCGTTAAAAAACCCTAACCGTTTTGTTTCTGTATCGGCTTTTGCACCTATATGCGCACCAATGCAGTGTGCTTGGGGGCAAAAAGCCTTTACCGGTTATTTGGGAGGCGATCAAAATAAATGGCAAGCATATGATGCTACGGCTTTACTGTTGATGTCAGAGCAAGCAGTGCCTATGCGTATAGATCAAGGTGCGGACGATTCCTTTTTGTTAGAACAGCTCAAGCCTGAAAAAATTCAAAGCGCAGCTAAGCAAAAAAACTACCCTCTCGATTATCGCCTGCATGCTGGCTATGACCATTCATACTATTTTATTGCCAGTTTTATCGGTGAGCACATTGCATTTC
Protein-coding regions in this window:
- the fghA gene encoding S-formylglutathione hydrolase translates to MELIDSHKIFSGKQLRYRHRSGVLNCDMVFSIYLPPQAEHGPVPVLYWLSGLTCDDQNFVTKAGAQRYAAEHGIAIVAPDTSPRGEAVPDDAESAWDFGLAAGFYVDASEKPWSDHYQMYSYINDELPSLIQDAFAVVTNKAAISGHSMGGHGALISALKNPNRFVSVSAFAPICAPMQCAWGQKAFTGYLGGDQNKWQAYDATALLLMSEQAVPMRIDQGADDSFLLEQLKPEKIQSAAKQKNYPLDYRLHAGYDHSYYFIASFIGEHIAFHAKHLSR